In Callospermophilus lateralis isolate mCalLat2 chromosome 18, mCalLat2.hap1, whole genome shotgun sequence, one DNA window encodes the following:
- the Sycn gene encoding syncollin yields MSLLLPLLLALALVAVPGAQGTCPVPADLKREDGTRTCAKLYDKSDPYYDNCCRGAELSVEPGADLPFLPSGWANTASSLVVAPRCELTVWSRAGKAGKTRKFSSGSYPRLEELRRGIFGDWSNAISALYCRCPRRGAAPAATQRHQSWVSPSPGSPCTSPQPAPGSPCPLDPSATSTQTPPPFWNDPPDVLPREDRLGGGAPGPGQPPAADCHI; encoded by the coding sequence ATGTCCCTCCTGCTCccgctgctgctggccctggccctggtggCTGTCCCGGGTGCCCAGGGCACCTGCCCGGTGCCGGCTGACCTCAAGCGCGAGGATGGGACTCGCACCTGCGCCAAGCTCTACGACAAGAGCGACCCCTACTACGACAACTGCTGCCGGGGCGCCGAGCTCTCGGTGGAGCCGGGCGCCGACCTGCCCTTCCTGCCCTCGGGCTGGGCCAACACGGCGTCCTCGCTGGTGGTGGCGCCGCGCTGCGAGCTCACCGTGTGGTCCCGAGCGGGCAAGGCCGGCAAGACGCGCAAGTTCTCCTCGGGCTCCTACCCGCGCCTGGAGGAGCTGCGCCGTGGGATCTTCGGGGACTGGTCCAACGCCATCTCCGCGCTGTACTGCAGGTGCCCGCGCCGCGGGGCCGCCCCAGCCGCCACCCAGAGACACCAGTCCTGGGTGTCCCCAAGTCCAGGGTCCCCCTGCACCTCACCCCAGCctgcaccaggcagcccctgcccCTTGGATCCCTCAGCAACCTCAACTCAGACCCCGCCCCCCTTCTGGAATGATCCCCCAGATGTGCTCCCCAGGGAGGATCGCCTGGGAGGAGGAGCCCCAGGCCCAGGCCAGCCTCCTGCTGCAGACTGTCACATCTAA